From Pelagibacterium flavum:
CCGGATGCTCTCAAACCGTACGTACATCGGCGAGGCGGTCCACAGGGGCGACAGCTACCCCGGCGAGCACGATGCGATCATCGACGGTGAGACATGGGAACGGGTCCATTTAATCTTGCAAGAGAGTCCGCGCAAACGGGCGGCTCGGACCCGTGCCGAGACGCCCGCGCTGCTGAAGGGGCTGCTGTTCGGTCCCGATGGAGCCGCGTTCTCGCCGACACACACCCGCAAGGGCGGCAAACTCTACCGCTACTACGTCAGCCAGACGGTACTCAAGCACGGCGCGGGGGCGTGTCCCATCGGTCGCGTACCCGCAGGCGATATCGAGGCCGCAGCCATCGGCCAACTCCGCGCCGTGTTCCGCCAACCCGAGATCGTGGCTGGGACGTGGAAGGCGGCGCGAGCACACGACGAAGACATCACCGAATCTGACGCCCGCGCGGCCCTGCAGCAGCTCGACCCACTTTGGGATGAACTATTCCCCGCCGAACAGGCGCGCATCGTGGCGCTGCTGGTTGAACGGGTGGAGATAGGCACGGACGGGCTGAGCGTCCGGCTCCGCGTCGATGGGCTCGGCAGCCTGGCCCGCGAGATGCTGGCCGCCGGCATCGAGGCCGCATGACCCGCAGCACGCCGATCCCGGAGACTGTGACGCTCCATGTCCCGTTCCGCATCGTGAAACGCGGCGGGAAGAAAGAGATGCAGATGCCCGAATGCGCCACGCACTCGCAGCGGACTGACAACACGCTGGTCAAGGCGCTGGCCCGTGCGTTCCGATGGAAGCGGATGCTCGAGTCGGGCGAATACGCCACCATCGCGGAATTGGCCGAGCGCGAGGCGATTGCCTTCACCTACATGGCCCGTGTCTTGCGCCTTACGCTGCTTGCGCCCGACATCGTCGAAGCTATCCTCGAAGGGAAACAGAGCTCGGACGTCACGTTGAAGTGGTTCATGGAGCCATTTCCGTTGGAGTGGCGATCACAGATGGCGCTGCTTTCCTGAGTGCCCGCCAAATGAAATTCCCCTCGATACGGGGATTGCGGCAGCTTGGGTTTCAGATGACCCTGAGACAAATTGGGGATATTGGGGCGTATCATGTCGGGCATTTTCAGATGGTTATTTGGCGGATCTTCTGCCCGCGAGTCCAAGGCACTGGATTCTGCGCGAGATGAGCCTTGCAGTAGGGCCGCTGCCGAGCCGCAGCCTGAGATCCTCCGGATGGCGGACCCTTCTCTGCCCGGGCAGCTCTATTTCGCGCAACTCGAACGTTTCACCTCCTCGGTTTCCGCAAAGGACTATGTGACCGCGGCCGCAGCCGCGCGTGCAAGTCTACCGCTGCTGCGCGACTGGCTGAAAGATCCTCAAGGCGACGGGAAGCGGCTCGACATTCGGATTCCGGCCCTGTCGCAAGGCGGAACGACGATGGCCATCGTCGGAGATCGGGACGGACTCTGCGAGTTGCGGGACCTGGTGCAGAGTTTCGACCATCTGCAAGCTTACCGAACCGAGGCGGAGGAACACTTCGTCGACCTCGACCTTTTCGACCGGCTCCGGGAAGCGATCCGCGCAAGTCCGGGCATCCTGCAAAGCCGGATCAAAACCGTGCTGGGCGTCGATGACGGGCGCCGCGCCAGTCGGCTCATCTCCTACCTCGAGAAGTCGGGAGAAGTCCGTCGCGCGAAGAGCGGAAAGACCTATGAGCTCTACCTCGCCGATGCCGAGATGCCCAAGGCCTCTGCCGCGACGATCTACAATGAACCAGCAAGGCCGGGATCGCACCGACGCGACCGAAGCGCCGGGCGTCCGCACGAACTCGACCCAAAGCGTGTGAACATCGTGCCGCTTCCGCCTTCGCCGAATGCGTGGGAGCGACCCGTCGAGCTGCCTGCCACCGAGGAAGCTTTTGCAGACCCTCAGGGGGGCTGGAGCGAAATTGTCGTCAAGACAATTGAAAAATCGGATCGACCGGATCCGGCCTTTCGCAAGCACTACAGCACGCGTGGCGGCGCACTGTCGTTCGACGATCTTGCGAAGTCAGAAGCCAGCCTGGGCGCTCCTGGAGCGGTGATGTTCAGCGACGCGAGCGGACGACCTGGGACACCGGTGCCCCTACACCGCGATGCCTACCACATTTCCGTTCATCCAGAGGGCGAGGGCTTCGCGCTGCGCTCGAAGAGCGGTGTGATGACCGTCTATCGTGGCGACCTCGCCATCGATTTCGAGACAGATCTAGAGGCCGCCCCAGAAGTCGCCGCCAACCGCGAACGCCTCGGCTTAGCAGAAAGCGAGGCACATCGCGCCCTGCGCTGTATAGCACTGACACCGGATCGAAACCGCTACCTCTTCACTCACGTCGACGAAGCGTGGTGCTTTAACCGGGAAGGAGAGCGCCTATGGGGGCTCAGGATGCCGGCGAAAGAGCCGACCCGCATCAGGGTGGGCGGCTCCAGCTTCGGGACCGCGGCGGAAATCGATCAAGCCCTACAGGTCATGGGTCTTCAGATGCCGGTCACGCCCGACGAGATCCGGAAGCGGTACCGGCAGCTCGTGCGTGAACTGCACCCTGACGTGAGTCCCGGAAACGAAGAGAGGATGAAGGCCGTGAATGTCGCATCTGAGCGGCTAACCGGCCTCGATCCTGAGCAGCTGGACGGAAGTGGAGGAGGTGAAGCCGGTTTTGAAATCGTGATCAGCTTTGGCCCCGCGGCCGAGGCTGACTGGATCTATGCCGCAGCCTTCTCCGGGACGGGAGAAACCGCTCTGCTCGGCACCTATGCCGGGCGGGTGGTGCGGGTGGACCGCAGCGGCTCGCCGACCACGATCTACGACGTGGGCTCCGTGCCTGTCCGCATCGTTGAGACCGAATCCTTCCTCTATGTGATGACCACGACGCGTCTCTATGTGCTCGACGGCGACCGCCTGATCGCGTTGCATGATTGTTCGCCAAAATGCGATCTGCTCGTCAGCGGAGGCATGGTCCTCCTGGTCGAAGGCAAGGGCGTTCGCGTCTTCACGGAAGATGGCCGGCCGCTGGGGATCGCCCTGACCAAGGCGCCCATCCGGCGGGCGTATGTCGACAATGGCGACGTCGTCGTGGAAACGCGGACGCAACGGGGGAGCTTCCGTGGGATCCGCGCGGTTCCGAAGAGACCCGGCGATCCGTTCCAGGCAATTCCCATGCGTCCATCGTGATGGCTGACCACGTAACTGCGGACCGCCGCTCGTACATAATGTCGATGGTCCGCCAGAAGGACACAAAGCCTGAACTCGCCCTGCGCCGCGCCCTTCACCGGCTCGGGTATCGCTTCAGGCTCCATCGTCGCGATCTTCCGGGCAGCCCCGACATCGTGTTCCCGTCGCGGAAGAAGGTCGTGTTCGTGCATGGCTGCTTCTGGCATGGCCATGGCTGCAAGTGGGGCCAACTGCCGAAGTCTAGGCCGGAGTACTGGAAGCCGAAGATTGAAACAAACAGAGAACGTGATAAGAGAGCCTTAACTGAGTTGCGGGAAGCTGGATGGGAGCCGCTCGTTGTCTGGCAGTGCGAACTGAGGGACCTCGAAGGAGCCGTCGGCCGTGTGGAAGCCTTCCTGAGAAGCTAGGTTTCGCTGGTCAAGCGAGCGGCACACCGATATGTTGGGCGAAAACGTTGGAGGCGGCGGCATGGCAAGACCTATTGGAATCGATTTGTTCGCAGGCGCGGGCGGTATGAGCCTTGGCTTCGAGCAGGCCGGTTTCGATGTCGTTGCAGCTGTCGAGATCGATCCCGTTCATGCTGCGGTCCACAAGTTCAATTTCCCGGACTGCGCGGTCATCCCTCGATCGGTGACGGACGTGTCCGGCGAGGATATCCGCGCCGAGGCCGGGATTGGCGATCGGACGGTCGATGTCGTGTTCGGCGGAGCTCCATGTCAGGGGTTCTCATTGATCGGGCAGCGCGCTCTCGACGACCCGCGAAACGCGCTGGTGAAGGATTTCGTACGTTTGGTTCGCGAACTGGATTCGAACTACTTCGTTTTCGAGAACGTGAAGGGGCTAACTGTAGGCAAGCACCGTAAGTTTCTTTTCGAACTGATCGAGGAATTCGAAGAAATCGGCTACTCTGTTCAACGCGACTGGCGGGTTCTGAACGCGGCTGACTATGGCGTGCCGCAGGATCGTCAGCGCTTGATCTTGATGGGAGCAAAGAAGGGCCGCTCTCTTCCGGACTACCCCAAGGCAATCGCAGAACGCCCGACCTGTCAGGACGCTCTTGCCGATCTTCCAAACGCAGAGGAGTTCGAGCGCCTTCGAAATTCCGACTCCATCAAGACAGCGGCCTTCGGAAAGCCCAGCACCTACGCCGAGCCGCTGCGGGGCCTTGGCAACGACGCATGGGCGTATGGTCACCCTCGGAATTGGGATCCGAAGAAACTGACCTCCAGCGCTCGTACTGAACACACCGAGATTTCCCGTCGGCGCTTTCGCGAAACGGAACAGGGTCGCGTGGAACCGATCTCGCGTTTGTTCAAGCTGCCGGCCGACGGCGTTTCGAATACGCTGAGAGCGGGGACGGATTCTGCTCGTGGCGCGTTCACTAGCCCGAGACCGATTCACTACGCGTTCGACCGGTGCGTAACTGTGCGCGAAATGGCGCGCCTCCACGGCTTTCCAGACTGGTTTCGCTTCAACGTTACCAAATGGCATGGTGCTCGCCAGATCGGAAACTCAGTGCCGCCCCCGCTGGCGCGTGCGGTAGCCAGCGTCGTTATCGCTGCGCTGGGGGGCCGCCCCACGCGACCGACCGAGGCTGTGGATCTCGGCGACGAAAAGCTCCTGAGTATGGGGAACACCGAGGCCGCTGCGTATTTCGATATCCAGAACCCTATCGGACGCCGCGACAAGAAGAGCGGTGCGCGAAAGCGGAAACAGGAAGAGATCGAGGCTTCATATGCCCTTCACAGGGGGGCGCAACTCGTAGATGGCGTCGCTGGCTAGGGTCAATTCCTCCAGCGCCGACACTTCCGACCGCTTCACGGCAGTGAACTCGGTCAGGTAGAACCCGACGCCTTTGATCGTCCGCAAACCGATGGGAACGACCGTGTCCACCTCCGCTTCCGCGAAGGCGGCACGGACTTGGTTGATAATCTGACTCTGAATAAGCGGGTCCTTGGCCTGCTTCGCTTCGCAGGTGACCAGAACGGATTCCGGGCGTTGCGGATCGCCGGTCTTGCCAAGAAAGAGGGCGTCGATTTCAGTCGAGCGCAGCTTGATCCCCATTTGAAGATGGGCAAGTTCGAGCAATGGAAACGCGGCTGCCACCGCGAAATGGGTCTCCACAACACGCAGATTGATCGCAGTTTGAACCAACCAGGTTTCGTCGGAACGCCCCAGCGACTTGGTAACGAGCGGAATACTAATCGACTGGACTGGATACCGCGGCGCATCTTCGCGAACTCCGAACGCATCGGGGAACGGCTCGGTCTGTCCTGGTCGGTAGGGTATGAACTCGAAGCACTCTCCGTCGCCGGTCCGCTGGACCGCGGCGAAGCGTTTGGCCGCGACCGAGGTCGGCCAGTTGCTGGAGGCATTTGCGCCGCGCAGCAGATCTTTCATGAAATTCGCAGGATTTCGGTCGCTGAGCGTCGAGCCGTAAAGATCGTTGCACTCGCGAATGGCCTGCGCGACGTCGTCCAAGCTCATAAGGCTCTTGTCCAGAGCGCCCGTCGAAGCGTTCCAGTACTTGTCAAACAGGTGCTCCACGACCTTTGTTTTCTGCGAGCGTGCCAATCGACCTCTTCCCACTTGGAACTCAAGCACTTATCGCCCAAGCGTAAGCATCCAATCAATCCCAATCCGTCGAAGAAAACTGCGAAGCACTTCGATTCCCTGCTAGATCTTCCACTGAAGTCTTCGATCCGAGCTGCTTGTCCAACCGCTACTGCTCGAACGAGGCAAAATTCGGCAGGTATCGGTAGAGCTTCGCGTAGTGTTTTCCGTCCGCCTCTGGGATTGGGCCCAAGTCCAGTTGCCCAGAATCGTTACAGGGAAGGCTGCGGTCCAGGTGGCGCATTTCTCGGGGCGTGAGCATCGGAACCTTAACCCGCAAGGCTTCGTCACCATCGCGAAAGAAAGGTAGGGTACGAAAGCCAGCAGCCTCGAAATGACCGTTTTGGCCATGGTCGACAAACACCCCGACAATAGTCGTCATCTTTGCGCCATCGGCGTATTCGAAAGCGCTGATCTGATTAAAGCGCAGGACTTGCCCGGGATTGCGCCCTGCGTTAACGGAATGAAGCCCTGCGTCGATCTCGTCGCGAATTATCCGTCGAGATGTTTTGGAAAGCGACCATCCGCGCAGACCCGCTGGTTCAAGGTCTTGTGGTGTGCGAGCATCGCCGAAACAATCGCGAAATCCCTGAGCGGATGTAATCTCCAGCGGTTCCTCCAAATGAGGTCGCTTGTCCACAAGGCCTTCAGCCT
This genomic window contains:
- a CDS encoding DnaJ domain-containing protein — protein: MADPSLPGQLYFAQLERFTSSVSAKDYVTAAAAARASLPLLRDWLKDPQGDGKRLDIRIPALSQGGTTMAIVGDRDGLCELRDLVQSFDHLQAYRTEAEEHFVDLDLFDRLREAIRASPGILQSRIKTVLGVDDGRRASRLISYLEKSGEVRRAKSGKTYELYLADAEMPKASAATIYNEPARPGSHRRDRSAGRPHELDPKRVNIVPLPPSPNAWERPVELPATEEAFADPQGGWSEIVVKTIEKSDRPDPAFRKHYSTRGGALSFDDLAKSEASLGAPGAVMFSDASGRPGTPVPLHRDAYHISVHPEGEGFALRSKSGVMTVYRGDLAIDFETDLEAAPEVAANRERLGLAESEAHRALRCIALTPDRNRYLFTHVDEAWCFNREGERLWGLRMPAKEPTRIRVGGSSFGTAAEIDQALQVMGLQMPVTPDEIRKRYRQLVRELHPDVSPGNEERMKAVNVASERLTGLDPEQLDGSGGGEAGFEIVISFGPAAEADWIYAAAFSGTGETALLGTYAGRVVRVDRSGSPTTIYDVGSVPVRIVETESFLYVMTTTRLYVLDGDRLIALHDCSPKCDLLVSGGMVLLVEGKGVRVFTEDGRPLGIALTKAPIRRAYVDNGDVVVETRTQRGSFRGIRAVPKRPGDPFQAIPMRPS
- a CDS encoding very short patch repair endonuclease, which codes for MADHVTADRRSYIMSMVRQKDTKPELALRRALHRLGYRFRLHRRDLPGSPDIVFPSRKKVVFVHGCFWHGHGCKWGQLPKSRPEYWKPKIETNRERDKRALTELREAGWEPLVVWQCELRDLEGAVGRVEAFLRS
- a CDS encoding DNA cytosine methyltransferase: MGENVGGGGMARPIGIDLFAGAGGMSLGFEQAGFDVVAAVEIDPVHAAVHKFNFPDCAVIPRSVTDVSGEDIRAEAGIGDRTVDVVFGGAPCQGFSLIGQRALDDPRNALVKDFVRLVRELDSNYFVFENVKGLTVGKHRKFLFELIEEFEEIGYSVQRDWRVLNAADYGVPQDRQRLILMGAKKGRSLPDYPKAIAERPTCQDALADLPNAEEFERLRNSDSIKTAAFGKPSTYAEPLRGLGNDAWAYGHPRNWDPKKLTSSARTEHTEISRRRFRETEQGRVEPISRLFKLPADGVSNTLRAGTDSARGAFTSPRPIHYAFDRCVTVREMARLHGFPDWFRFNVTKWHGARQIGNSVPPPLARAVASVVIAALGGRPTRPTEAVDLGDEKLLSMGNTEAAAYFDIQNPIGRRDKKSGARKRKQEEIEASYALHRGAQLVDGVAG
- a CDS encoding O-methyltransferase; the protein is MTASYRIIDYSLRPAKFAERKMLSEIFSRLKVFASLESYRYIGFGSIWFSDCILFHKALGVEDVISIEKEQAHKARFEFNKPYKGIRLMMGSAADVLPGLDWAHRSIVWLDYDDPLNPGILDDVRTVATRATSGTVLAVSVQAEGLVDKRPHLEEPLEITSAQGFRDCFGDARTPQDLEPAGLRGWSLSKTSRRIIRDEIDAGLHSVNAGRNPGQVLRFNQISAFEYADGAKMTTIVGVFVDHGQNGHFEAAGFRTLPFFRDGDEALRVKVPMLTPREMRHLDRSLPCNDSGQLDLGPIPEADGKHYAKLYRYLPNFASFEQ